A part of Aegilops tauschii subsp. strangulata cultivar AL8/78 chromosome 2, Aet v6.0, whole genome shotgun sequence genomic DNA contains:
- the LOC109761546 gene encoding F-box/FBD/LRR-repeat protein At1g13570-like, producing MAIHSGAPCTKRAKLAPPATPSSGGLAVAAGSGEDHISDLPDAILGEVISRLSTREGIRSRILARRWHPVWPTAPLNLDCREIPVARLFNALETVHVEIISRFSAYSEELARIRYIGTWHQGKTAPGDGSCLPESILSNHVGAVLRLCIPACYLQCRPSTVHAWLESPRLNNLHVLEFYYLFPRFVKETVKLSHTCSSSTPSLPKSVFRFSCSLRTVSFACCQIPDHYVEVLELPLVKRLSLVEVDISDFSLQSMINSSCPALECLLLVCDRERHRITINSPNLVSIGIRGEIGKFIIEDVP from the coding sequence ATGGCGATCCACTCCGGTGCGCCATGCACCAAGAGGGCGAAGCTCGCGCCACCGGCAACGCCATCCTCTGGTGGCTTGGCGGTAGCGGCTGGAAGCGGCGAGGACCACATCAGCGACCTCCCGGACGCCATCCTCGGTGAGGTCATCTCCCGTCTCTCCACTAGGGAGGGCATCCGCTCTCGGATTCTCGCACGTCGTTGGCATCCTGTTTGGCCGACCGCTCCTCTGAATCTTGACTGCCGTGAGATCCCTGTCGCTCGTCTTTTTAACGCCCTAGAAACAGTTCATGTCGAGATCATCAGTAGGTTCTCTGCCTACAGCGAGGAGCTTGCTCGTATACGATACATCGGAACTTGGCATCAGGGAAAAACAGCTCCTGGTGATGGTTCTTGCCTTCCAGAGTCCATCCTCTCCAACCATGTGGGCGCAGTTCTCCGCCTTTGTATACCGGCGTGCTACCTCCAATGCAGACCCTCTACTGTCCACGCCTGGCTTGAGTCCCCCAGATTGAACAATCTCCACGTGCTTGAGTTTTACTACCTGTTTCCACGATTTGTGAAAGAAACTGTCAAACTATCGCACACATGCTCTTCATCTACGCCCTCACTACCGAAGTCCGTCTTTCGGTTTTCCTGTTCTCTGCGCACTGTGAGCTTCGCGTGTTGCCAGATACCAGACCATTATGTAGAGGTACTTGAACTACCACTGGTCAAGAGACTTTCGCTTGTTGAGGTTGATATATCAGACTTCTCGTTGCAAAGCATGATCAACTCTAGTTGCCCTGCACTCGAGTGCCTGCTGCTTGTTTGCGATAGAGAAAGGCATCGGATCACAATAAATTCCCCTAACCTTGTAAGCATCGGCATCCGTGGTGAGATAGGAAAATTCATCATCGAGGATGTCCCCTGA